In a single window of the Pseudogemmatithrix spongiicola genome:
- a CDS encoding ABC transporter permease has product MLIGETIRVALGALRANKMRSLLTMLGIVIGVSAVIAVVALGRGAQKAVNDRISSLGTTLLTVSPGQARSGGVMSFDVRTRLTMEDAQALVERGTVLTAVQPEMSSNLQIQFLNKNAGTQVVGTSANFPEVRKYEMEAGRFFTQGEDESRQRVAVVGPTVWQNLGLQSADGIIGENIRIRGIQFLVVGAFKSKGQASPFNNPDDQVLIPIQTARFRVMGSNRLRSISVLAPSEAQIPETMADIQKILRREHKLRPERPDDFQIRNQADFLNTLGETTQVFSMLLAGIAAVSLLVGGIGIMNIMLVSVTERTREIGIRKALGATKINILFQFLIEAVVLCLVGGAIGIAVGAGGAMAFTKLLGWNTEVGSSSVVLAFAFSAFVGVVFGVYPARRAAKMDPIIALRYE; this is encoded by the coding sequence ATGCTCATCGGCGAAACGATCCGCGTTGCGCTCGGCGCACTGCGCGCCAACAAGATGCGCTCGCTGCTCACGATGCTCGGCATCGTGATCGGCGTGTCCGCGGTCATCGCCGTCGTGGCCCTCGGCCGCGGCGCGCAGAAGGCCGTGAACGACCGCATCTCGTCCCTCGGCACCACGCTGCTCACGGTGTCGCCCGGCCAGGCGCGCTCCGGCGGCGTGATGAGCTTTGACGTCCGCACGCGGCTCACGATGGAAGATGCGCAGGCGCTCGTCGAGCGCGGCACCGTGCTCACCGCGGTGCAGCCCGAGATGTCGTCCAACCTGCAGATCCAGTTCCTCAACAAGAACGCCGGCACGCAGGTCGTGGGGACGTCGGCCAACTTCCCGGAAGTCCGCAAGTACGAGATGGAAGCCGGCCGCTTCTTCACCCAAGGTGAGGACGAGAGCCGGCAGCGCGTGGCCGTCGTCGGCCCGACCGTGTGGCAGAACCTCGGCTTGCAGAGCGCCGACGGCATCATCGGCGAGAACATCCGCATCCGCGGCATCCAGTTCCTCGTCGTCGGCGCGTTCAAGTCCAAGGGCCAGGCCTCGCCGTTCAACAACCCGGATGACCAGGTCCTCATCCCGATCCAGACGGCGCGCTTCCGCGTCATGGGCTCCAACCGCTTGCGGTCGATCTCCGTGCTCGCCCCGAGCGAGGCGCAGATTCCCGAGACGATGGCGGACATCCAGAAGATCCTCCGCCGCGAGCACAAGCTGCGCCCCGAGCGACCGGACGACTTCCAGATCCGCAACCAGGCCGACTTCCTGAACACGTTGGGCGAGACCACGCAGGTGTTCTCGATGCTGCTCGCCGGCATCGCCGCGGTGTCGCTGCTCGTCGGCGGCATCGGCATCATGAACATCATGCTCGTGTCGGTCACCGAGCGCACGCGCGAGATCGGCATCCGCAAGGCGCTCGGCGCGACGAAGATCAACATCCTCTTCCAGTTCCTCATCGAGGCCGTGGTGCTCTGCCTCGTGGGTGGCGCGATCGGCATCGCCGTCGGCGCCGGTGGTGCGATGGCGTTCACGAAGCTGCTGGGCTGGAACACCGAAGTCGGCAGTTCGTCCGTCGTGCTGGCCTTCGCCTTCTCGGCATTCGTCGGCGTCGTGTTCGGCGTGTACCCCGCGCGACGCGCGGCGAAGATGGATCCGATCATCGCCCTGCGCTACGAGTAG
- a CDS encoding potassium transporter Kup has product MTAEYKPPERHHVEANPTGKRLAILALGALGVVYGDIGTSPLYALREVFSEKYGITPTPEHVLGVLSLVFWALVLVITVKYIVFILRADNRGEGGILAMLALILQKEPGKRSNRFLVIAIGLMGAALLYGDGMITPAISVLSAMEGLTVVSDAFEPAVVPLSAVILVGLFVAQKFGTARVGAFFGPITLLWFAVLAILGTLSLLKHPGVLAAVNPLYALRFFQDVGAAGFFIMGAVVLVVTGGEALYADMGHFGKRPIRVAWLTIALPALLLNYFGQGALLLTDPTAIENPFFLLAPRALLYPMVALATMATVIASQAMISGAFSITQQCIQLGYSPRMTITHTSAKEFGQIYIPEINSALAVGCLLMVFGFRSSEALGAAYGIAVTGTFVLSTILYSIIALRRWHWPLWKVLAFLLVFGVIDVVLFSASASKFIHGGWVPVVVAIAIFTMMTTWKRGRLILTERMQDISLPMETFLADIGDHPKTRVPGTAVFMTSEIQGTPVVLLHHLKHNKVLHETVILMSIRTADVPETQRHERVSIEALGHGFFRVIGTYGFMEGPDVKEILQRCRDAGIAARPLDTSYYLGREQLIPRSGPWKKGAMSMNIFRKKLFAVMSRNARSATQYFQLPPNRVVELGTQIEF; this is encoded by the coding sequence ATGACCGCCGAGTACAAACCGCCGGAACGGCATCACGTCGAGGCCAATCCCACCGGCAAGCGGCTCGCGATCCTCGCCCTCGGCGCCCTCGGCGTCGTGTACGGCGACATCGGCACCTCGCCGCTCTACGCGCTGCGCGAGGTCTTCAGCGAGAAGTACGGTATCACGCCCACGCCAGAGCACGTGCTCGGCGTGCTCTCGCTCGTCTTCTGGGCCCTCGTGCTGGTGATCACGGTCAAGTACATCGTGTTCATCCTCCGGGCCGACAATCGCGGCGAGGGCGGCATCCTCGCGATGCTCGCGCTCATCCTCCAGAAAGAGCCGGGCAAGCGTTCCAATCGCTTCCTCGTGATCGCCATCGGCCTCATGGGCGCGGCCCTGCTCTACGGCGACGGCATGATCACGCCGGCCATCTCGGTGCTCTCGGCCATGGAAGGCCTCACGGTGGTCTCCGACGCCTTCGAGCCGGCCGTCGTGCCGCTCTCGGCCGTCATCCTCGTCGGGCTGTTCGTGGCGCAGAAGTTCGGCACGGCGAGGGTCGGGGCCTTCTTCGGCCCCATCACGCTGCTGTGGTTCGCCGTGCTGGCGATCCTCGGGACGCTGTCGCTCCTCAAGCACCCGGGCGTGCTCGCCGCGGTGAACCCGCTGTACGCGCTGCGGTTCTTCCAGGACGTCGGCGCGGCCGGCTTCTTCATCATGGGCGCCGTCGTGCTGGTCGTGACCGGCGGCGAGGCCCTCTACGCCGACATGGGCCACTTCGGCAAGCGGCCGATCCGCGTCGCCTGGCTCACGATCGCGCTGCCGGCGCTCCTGCTGAACTACTTCGGCCAAGGCGCGCTGCTGCTCACCGACCCGACGGCCATCGAGAATCCGTTCTTCCTGCTCGCGCCGCGCGCGCTGCTGTATCCGATGGTCGCGTTGGCGACGATGGCGACGGTCATCGCCTCGCAGGCCATGATCTCGGGGGCTTTCTCGATCACGCAGCAGTGCATCCAGCTCGGCTACTCGCCGCGCATGACGATCACCCACACCTCGGCGAAGGAGTTCGGGCAGATCTACATCCCGGAGATCAACAGTGCGCTGGCCGTCGGCTGCCTGCTCATGGTGTTCGGCTTCCGGAGCTCGGAGGCCCTCGGCGCCGCATACGGCATCGCCGTCACCGGGACGTTCGTCCTCAGCACCATCCTCTACAGCATCATCGCGCTGCGGCGCTGGCATTGGCCGCTGTGGAAGGTGCTGGCGTTCCTGCTCGTCTTCGGCGTCATCGACGTCGTGCTCTTCAGTGCCAGCGCCTCCAAGTTCATCCACGGCGGCTGGGTCCCCGTGGTGGTCGCCATCGCGATCTTCACGATGATGACCACGTGGAAGCGCGGGCGCCTGATCCTCACGGAGCGCATGCAGGACATCTCGCTCCCGATGGAGACCTTCCTCGCGGACATCGGCGATCACCCGAAGACCCGCGTGCCCGGCACGGCCGTCTTCATGACCTCGGAGATCCAGGGCACACCGGTCGTGCTGCTGCACCACCTGAAGCACAACAAGGTGCTGCATGAGACCGTGATCCTCATGTCCATCCGAACGGCCGACGTCCCCGAGACCCAGCGGCACGAACGCGTGAGCATCGAGGCGTTGGGCCACGGTTTCTTCCGCGTGATCGGCACCTATGGCTTCATGGAAGGCCCCGACGTGAAGGAGATCCTCCAGCGCTGCCGCGACGCCGGCATCGCCGCGCGGCCGCTCGACACCAGCTACTACCTCGGCCGCGAACAGCTCATCCCGCGCAGCGGGCCGTGGAAGAAGGGCGCCATGTCCATGAACATCTTCCGCAAGAAGCTCTTCGCGGTGATGTCGCGGAATGCGCGCAGCGCCACGCAGTACTTCCAGCTGCCGCCCAACCGCGTGGTCGAGCTCGGGACGCAGATCGAGTTCTGA
- a CDS encoding efflux RND transporter periplasmic adaptor subunit, producing the protein MSPRRLSLAFLAALGLVAACGKKAAAPLRISTAPIERRTIIVQAEATGIIEPINVVEVKSRASGQIIEMPVETGSLINPGELIVQLDTRDVQNQFDQSKADLESAQASLAVAEQNKKRSDELFRSQIITAQENEQAGLTYQNALSQIVRARTNLDLAQQRLDDARVVAPVRGTVIEKPVALGQVIQSGTQAVGGGTTIIKMADLTKVRARALVNETDIGRVMQGQEATVIVDAFPDRPFRGTVEKIEPQAVVQQNVTMFPVLVSLENREGLLLPGMNGEVSIISDRRENVIAVPNEAIRSVREVAQVAGLLGLNADSVQAQLRSAMGGGFGGGAPMGMNGGARPQGGPPAGGAQARPGYADFSAQQGGRQGGQGGFQMPDVTDAQCKAVADARAAKPAVARRLDSLQTAMRSNDADRPALMGGIRAAYTELGVDAMVARACLARQQGGGARTAGPAAPTGQPTPARNGPRALQAPGAQTGGAARNGGSRAGSRSGLVFVQKADSTWEPRMVRLGVADYDYTEVLSGLEEGEQVALLSAVALQAQRQENQDRMRAMTGGASPLGGAPAGPGGGRPR; encoded by the coding sequence GTGTCGCCCCGCCGCCTTTCCCTCGCCTTCCTCGCCGCCCTCGGCCTCGTCGCCGCCTGCGGCAAGAAGGCCGCCGCGCCGCTCCGCATCTCCACGGCGCCCATCGAGCGTCGCACCATCATCGTCCAGGCGGAAGCCACGGGCATCATCGAGCCGATCAACGTCGTCGAGGTGAAGTCCCGCGCCTCCGGCCAGATCATCGAGATGCCCGTCGAGACGGGCTCGCTCATCAACCCCGGCGAGCTGATCGTCCAGCTCGACACGCGCGACGTGCAGAACCAGTTCGACCAGTCGAAGGCCGACCTGGAGTCCGCGCAGGCCTCGCTGGCCGTGGCCGAGCAGAACAAGAAGCGTTCGGACGAACTCTTCCGCTCGCAGATCATCACGGCGCAGGAGAACGAGCAGGCCGGCCTCACGTACCAGAACGCGCTCTCGCAGATCGTGCGTGCGCGCACCAACCTCGACCTCGCGCAGCAGCGTCTCGACGACGCGCGCGTCGTCGCGCCGGTGCGCGGCACGGTCATCGAGAAGCCCGTCGCGCTGGGTCAGGTGATTCAGTCCGGCACGCAGGCCGTCGGTGGCGGCACGACCATCATCAAGATGGCCGACCTCACGAAGGTCCGCGCCCGCGCGCTGGTCAACGAAACGGACATCGGTCGCGTGATGCAGGGCCAGGAAGCGACGGTGATCGTCGACGCCTTCCCTGATCGTCCCTTCCGCGGCACCGTCGAGAAGATCGAGCCGCAGGCCGTCGTGCAGCAGAACGTCACGATGTTTCCGGTGCTCGTCTCGCTCGAGAACCGCGAGGGCCTGCTCCTCCCCGGCATGAACGGCGAGGTGAGCATCATCTCAGATCGCCGCGAGAACGTGATTGCGGTGCCGAACGAAGCGATTCGCTCGGTGCGTGAAGTGGCGCAGGTGGCCGGACTCCTGGGCCTCAACGCCGACAGCGTGCAGGCGCAGCTGCGCAGCGCGATGGGCGGCGGCTTCGGCGGCGGTGCCCCCATGGGCATGAACGGCGGCGCGCGTCCGCAGGGCGGCCCGCCGGCCGGTGGCGCGCAGGCGCGACCGGGCTATGCGGACTTCTCGGCGCAGCAGGGCGGGCGTCAGGGCGGCCAGGGTGGCTTCCAGATGCCCGACGTCACGGACGCGCAGTGCAAGGCGGTTGCGGATGCCCGCGCGGCCAAGCCGGCCGTCGCGCGGCGCCTCGACTCGCTGCAGACGGCGATGCGCAGCAATGATGCGGATCGCCCGGCCCTCATGGGCGGCATTCGCGCGGCGTACACCGAGCTCGGCGTCGACGCGATGGTCGCACGGGCCTGCCTGGCGCGCCAGCAGGGCGGCGGCGCACGCACCGCAGGGCCGGCGGCCCCCACGGGCCAGCCCACGCCGGCGCGCAATGGTCCGCGCGCGCTGCAGGCACCGGGCGCGCAGACCGGTGGCGCCGCCCGCAATGGCGGCAGCCGCGCCGGTTCGCGCTCTGGCCTCGTCTTCGTCCAGAAGGCCGACTCCACCTGGGAGCCGCGCATGGTCCGCCTCGGCGTCGCCGATTACGACTACACCGAAGTCCTCAGTGGTCTCGAGGAAGGCGAGCAGGTTGCGCTGCTCAGCGCCGTCGCGCTCCAGGCGCAGCGGCAGGAGAACCAGGACCGCATGCGCGCGATGACCGGTGGCGCGTCACCGCTCGGCGGCGCGCCGGCAGGCCCTGGCGGCGGGCGGCCGAGGTAA
- a CDS encoding M14 family zinc carboxypeptidase produces MPRLLLALMLLALPAAAQHPWDNPLRDDAKFSFYDRGPYRQGVPRPESILGFNVGDAHTQYHLQERVLLAIAEAAKDRVRVEEIGVSNERRTMRIYIVSSPENIARLDAIRADLDRIADPRGATQAQLDAVIARTPAVVWFSGSVHGDEVPGFEASMQLLYHFAASNEPATLEHLKNAIVIINPSSNPDGHERFAVWSNSIAVGSAEATALEQQRGQPWATRGRFNHYRFDMNRDLMAITQREVQAITGGMLRWHPMVTADLHGYTSTYYMAPAARPVNANISGWPFKWSEAIGRGNAAAFDRYGWLYFVRDAFDLYYPGYYDSWPSLNGAMGTTYETDGGPALLQYREDGTLLSLRDGISKHYVASIATFETSAARAREMVRDYAAFRAKAVTDGRNGTIKRVVFVPGSDPVRAAELAAALMRAGIEVTRTTAGFSSTRASSYTEDGTRARNFPAGSYVVDLAQPQGKLAKALLEADPELDPVFAREQLAKFQRNQQRSRNADDTEGYEFYDVSAWALPVAYGVEAYWTEDAPALQGQLLSFTNGVRMGAEVLPHAITGGIVEGRDARSAYLWRNDRNNAAKLAAQLMQEGFRVAIAAQPIQTGNVTWPRGTWVARVSRNETTLAARVDTLAKLAGVEVRGVNSAFPDDAQYGTGSSVVVDLKRPSIAVVAEGNISHTSFGAVWWSLEQRYGVRFTPISANALNGDLSAFTGIIIPSGGVQGNGANLKRWVENGGALVTFGGATSWATREDVGLTSARRITCADKKAEPTRSTAAPLDSTRATASPNACADQLADLPGSHFDVVLDLTNWVTLGMEKQRMPVLVGGSSVLGLSHDGGNVAVFPTTGTLKRGGFTFPDNSERLLRGSAFIVQERVGRGNVVMFTNDPMFRGWWRALDRMVFNAVLLGGSF; encoded by the coding sequence ATGCCGCGCCTACTCCTCGCACTGATGCTCCTCGCGCTGCCCGCGGCAGCGCAGCACCCCTGGGACAACCCCCTCCGCGACGACGCGAAGTTCTCGTTCTACGATCGCGGCCCCTACCGCCAAGGCGTCCCCCGCCCCGAGAGCATCCTCGGCTTCAACGTCGGCGATGCGCACACGCAGTACCACCTGCAGGAGCGCGTGCTGCTGGCCATCGCCGAGGCGGCCAAGGATCGCGTGCGTGTCGAGGAGATCGGCGTGAGCAACGAGCGCCGCACGATGCGCATCTACATCGTGTCGTCGCCGGAGAACATCGCGCGGCTGGACGCCATCCGCGCCGACTTGGACCGCATCGCCGACCCGCGCGGCGCCACGCAGGCTCAGCTCGATGCCGTGATCGCCCGCACGCCGGCCGTGGTGTGGTTCTCCGGCTCCGTGCACGGCGACGAGGTGCCGGGCTTCGAGGCCTCGATGCAGTTGCTCTATCACTTCGCCGCGTCCAACGAGCCGGCGACGCTGGAGCACCTCAAGAACGCCATCGTCATCATCAACCCCAGCTCCAACCCCGACGGCCACGAGCGCTTCGCGGTGTGGAGCAACTCGATCGCCGTCGGCAGCGCCGAGGCCACCGCGCTCGAGCAGCAGCGCGGCCAGCCCTGGGCCACGCGCGGCCGCTTCAACCACTACCGGTTCGACATGAACCGCGACCTCATGGCCATCACGCAGCGTGAGGTGCAGGCCATCACGGGCGGCATGCTGCGCTGGCACCCGATGGTCACCGCCGACCTGCACGGCTACACCTCGACGTACTACATGGCGCCCGCCGCGCGGCCGGTGAACGCGAACATCTCCGGCTGGCCCTTCAAGTGGAGCGAGGCCATCGGCCGCGGCAACGCCGCCGCCTTCGACCGCTACGGCTGGCTGTACTTCGTCCGCGACGCCTTCGACCTCTACTATCCGGGCTACTACGACTCCTGGCCGTCGCTGAACGGCGCCATGGGCACCACGTACGAGACAGACGGCGGCCCCGCGCTGCTGCAGTACCGCGAGGACGGCACGCTGCTCTCGCTGCGCGACGGCATCAGCAAGCACTACGTCGCGAGCATCGCGACCTTCGAGACCTCCGCCGCGCGCGCCCGCGAGATGGTGCGCGACTATGCCGCGTTCCGCGCCAAGGCCGTCACCGACGGCCGCAACGGCACCATCAAGCGCGTCGTCTTCGTGCCGGGCAGTGACCCGGTGCGCGCCGCCGAGCTGGCCGCGGCGCTGATGCGCGCCGGCATCGAAGTCACGCGCACCACGGCCGGTTTCAGCAGCACGCGGGCCTCGAGCTACACCGAGGACGGCACGCGCGCCCGCAACTTCCCCGCCGGCTCCTACGTGGTGGACCTCGCCCAGCCGCAGGGCAAGCTCGCCAAGGCCCTGCTCGAGGCCGACCCCGAGCTCGATCCCGTGTTCGCGCGTGAACAACTCGCCAAGTTCCAGCGCAACCAGCAGCGCTCGCGCAACGCCGACGACACCGAAGGCTACGAGTTCTACGACGTCTCGGCGTGGGCGCTGCCCGTCGCCTACGGCGTCGAGGCCTACTGGACGGAGGACGCCCCGGCCCTGCAAGGCCAGCTGCTCTCGTTCACCAACGGCGTGCGGATGGGCGCCGAGGTGCTGCCGCATGCCATCACGGGCGGCATCGTTGAGGGGCGCGATGCTCGCTCGGCCTATCTCTGGCGCAACGATCGCAACAACGCCGCCAAGCTCGCGGCACAGCTGATGCAGGAGGGATTCCGCGTCGCCATCGCGGCGCAGCCCATCCAAACGGGCAACGTCACCTGGCCGCGCGGTACTTGGGTAGCGCGCGTGTCGCGCAACGAGACGACGCTCGCGGCGCGTGTCGACACGCTGGCCAAGCTGGCCGGCGTCGAAGTGCGCGGCGTCAACAGCGCCTTCCCCGACGACGCGCAGTACGGCACGGGATCCAGCGTGGTCGTGGACCTCAAGCGGCCGAGCATCGCCGTAGTCGCCGAAGGCAACATCTCGCACACCAGCTTCGGCGCCGTGTGGTGGTCGCTGGAGCAGCGCTACGGCGTGCGCTTCACGCCGATCAGCGCCAACGCGCTCAACGGCGACCTCTCGGCGTTCACGGGCATCATCATCCCGAGCGGCGGCGTGCAGGGCAACGGCGCCAACCTGAAGCGCTGGGTGGAGAATGGCGGCGCGCTCGTGACCTTCGGCGGCGCCACCAGCTGGGCCACGCGCGAGGACGTGGGCCTCACCAGTGCGCGTCGCATCACCTGCGCGGACAAGAAGGCCGAGCCCACGCGCTCGACGGCCGCCCCGCTGGATTCCACGCGCGCCACGGCCAGCCCGAACGCCTGCGCCGATCAGCTCGCCGACCTGCCGGGCTCGCACTTCGACGTCGTGCTCGACCTCACCAACTGGGTCACGCTCGGCATGGAGAAGCAGCGCATGCCCGTGCTCGTGGGCGGCAGCAGCGTGCTTGGCTTGAGCCACGACGGCGGCAACGTCGCCGTGTTCCCGACCACGGGAACGCTTAAGCGCGGCGGCTTCACCTTCCCGGACAACTCCGAGCGCCTGCTGCGCGGCAGCGCCTTCATCGTGCAGGAGCGCGTCGGCCGCGGCAACGTGGTGATGTTCACCAACGATCCGATGTTCCGCGGCTGGTGGCGCGCGTTGGACCGCATGGTCTTCAACGCCGTGCTGCTCGGCGGCTCCTTCTAG
- a CDS encoding TolC family protein: protein MKAMVRSMMVAGLAVLPQVTVAQDARPIALEEAVRLARRNAPAAVQARNALRTNAAAVRSRYAAFLPNLSFGAGVSRQDGSRFVPDFNQVVSTDQPWRGSHRFNSNLEIFDGGRRYFELQSARANVDAAEATEVSQSFNVALQVKQQYYGVLAAREQRAAAQKQLEQAEQQLRASTARVQAGAATRSDSLRTSIQVGNARLAILQAENSLATANAALSRLVGTTYIVTAAADDTAETGTISLSDVELLEIAEQGPAVKQAQAQVAAARQSSRAAKTPYLPTVSAGLGWSFAAADSGFRFLGDQRNRNISTSLSINFPLFNNLNREQQVVAAAVAEDNAEVQLRDARLNARQLMIQQLGAFRTAEARVQIQLASVAAGEEDLRVQQERYALGASTLLDVLNSQTTLDQARRDLIQARLDARTAKAQIEALIGRDLQ, encoded by the coding sequence CGATGATGGTCGCGGGACTCGCAGTGCTCCCCCAGGTGACGGTCGCGCAGGATGCGCGGCCGATTGCGCTTGAAGAGGCCGTGCGGCTCGCCCGGCGCAACGCGCCGGCCGCCGTGCAGGCCCGCAACGCCCTGCGCACCAACGCCGCGGCGGTGCGCTCGCGCTATGCGGCGTTCCTGCCCAACCTCTCGTTCGGCGCCGGCGTCTCGCGCCAGGACGGCTCGCGCTTCGTGCCGGACTTCAACCAGGTCGTGTCCACCGACCAGCCCTGGCGCGGTTCTCACCGCTTCAACAGCAACCTCGAGATCTTCGACGGCGGCCGCCGCTACTTCGAACTCCAGTCCGCCCGCGCCAACGTCGACGCCGCCGAGGCCACCGAGGTCTCGCAGTCGTTCAACGTCGCGCTGCAGGTGAAGCAGCAGTACTACGGCGTCCTCGCCGCGCGTGAGCAGCGCGCCGCGGCGCAGAAGCAGCTCGAGCAGGCCGAGCAGCAGCTCCGCGCGTCCACGGCCCGTGTGCAGGCCGGTGCCGCCACCCGCTCCGACTCGCTGCGCACGTCCATCCAGGTCGGCAACGCGCGCCTCGCCATCCTCCAGGCCGAGAACTCGCTGGCCACTGCCAACGCCGCGCTCTCGCGCCTCGTCGGCACCACGTACATCGTCACGGCCGCCGCCGACGACACCGCCGAGACCGGCACGATCTCGCTTTCGGATGTAGAGCTGCTCGAGATCGCCGAGCAGGGCCCGGCCGTGAAGCAGGCGCAGGCGCAGGTTGCCGCCGCCCGCCAGTCCTCCCGCGCCGCCAAGACGCCGTACCTGCCCACCGTCTCCGCCGGCCTCGGCTGGAGCTTCGCCGCCGCCGACTCGGGCTTCCGCTTCCTCGGCGACCAGCGCAACCGCAACATCTCGACCTCGCTGAGCATCAACTTCCCGCTCTTCAACAATCTCAACCGCGAGCAGCAGGTCGTCGCGGCCGCCGTCGCCGAAGACAACGCGGAAGTGCAGTTGCGCGACGCGCGCCTCAACGCGCGCCAGCTCATGATCCAGCAGCTCGGCGCCTTCCGCACGGCCGAGGCGCGCGTGCAGATCCAGCTCGCCAGCGTCGCCGCCGGCGAGGAAGACCTGCGCGTGCAGCAGGAGCGCTATGCCCTCGGCGCCTCGACGCTGCTGGACGTACTCAACTCGCAGACCACGCTCGACCAGGCCCGTCGTGACCTCATCCAGGCGCGCTTGGATGCCCGCACGGCCAAGGCGCAGATCGAGGCCCTCATCGGCCGCGACCTGCAGTAA